Proteins encoded together in one Triticum dicoccoides isolate Atlit2015 ecotype Zavitan chromosome 7B, WEW_v2.0, whole genome shotgun sequence window:
- the LOC119340697 gene encoding protein TIC 22, chloroplastic-like → MPPPSSSLPLAAAPMSDPSPSPPPNPLAAASSFLQHHLSSLASRFAAPRPALAAARPPGPHGAAAQPLALGPDEVARALTGTPVFTVCNSSNEFVLVSDPATGLRSLGLLCFRSEDADALLSHVRTRQPVLGKGAKVVPITLDQVYMLKAEGIAFRFLPDPLQIKNALQLKSGLTGFDGVPVFQSDLLVVKKQKKRYCPVYFQKEDIERELRKASKSSKGSALSKRIMVGSLEDVLKKMEINDRNSGWDDLIFIPPGKSLNQHINEVSA, encoded by the exons ATgccgccgcccagctcctccctcccgctcgccgccgcccccatgtccgacccctccccctccccgccccccaaccccctcgccgccgcctcctccttcctccagcACCACCTCTCCAGCCTCGCCTCACGCTTCGCCGCCCCGCGGCCCGCGCTCGCCGCGGCGCGCCCGCCGGGGCCCCacggcgccgccgcccagcccctcgcgCTCGGGCCCGACGAGGTCGCGCGCGCGCTCACCGGCACGCCCGTCTTCACCGTCTGCAACTCCAGCAACGAGTTCGTGCTCGTCTCCGACCCCGCCACCGGACTCCGCTCcctcggcctcctctgcttccGCTCCGAGGACGCCGACGCCCTCCTCTCCCAT GTGAGGACGCGGCAGCCGGTGTTAGGGAAGGGGGCCAAAGTGGTGCCGATTACGCTAGATCAG GTTTATATGTTGAAGGCCGAAGGTATCGCATTCCGCTTCTTACCTGATCCACTTCAAATAAAGAATGCACTGCAG TTGAAATCTGGCTTAACTGGTTTTGATGGTGTCCCCGTTTTTCAG TCAGATCTATTGGTCGTTAAGAAACAGAAGAAGCGCTATTGTCCAGTATACTTTCAAAAG GAGGACATAGAAAGAGAGCTTAGAAAGGCGTCTAAATCTTCGAAAGGATCAGCCTTATCTAAGCGAATTATG GTTGGTAGTTTGGAGGATGTCTTGAAGAAAATGGAG ATTAACGACAGAAATTCTGGTTGGGATGACTTAATCTTCATACCACCTGGAAAGAGCCTCAACCAACATATCAATGAGGTATCAGCGTAG